One window of Leucoraja erinacea ecotype New England chromosome 14, Leri_hhj_1, whole genome shotgun sequence genomic DNA carries:
- the tm4sf18 gene encoding transmembrane 4 L6 family member 18, translated as MCFEKCARCIGVTLIPLAGLAIVADILLYFPNGETKYAERDELTLLVWFFEGIVGAGLLMILPIVVFICLEDDDCCGCCGNQDCGKSCAMLASAVVALVGIAGSGYCLIVSALGLKQGPYCLTDLGWRYPFNDTNGRYLTNHTSWSQCIEPKHVVTWNVTLFSILLTLSGVEIILCLVQLINGLVGGIVRSCHCQQLGTCNEYEVEVYEVTE; from the exons ATGTGCTTTGAAAAATGCGCGCGGTGTATTGGCGTTACACTGATACCCTTGGCTGGTTTGGCTATTGTCGCTGACATTTTGCTCTATTTCCCAAACGGTGAGACAAAGTATGCAGAGAGGGACGAGCTCACACTATTGGTGTGGTTTTTTGAAGGAATCGTTGGAGCGGGCTTATTG atGATTTTGCCTATTGTGGTGTTTATTTGCCTTGAAGACGATGATTGTTGTGGTTGCTGTGGGAACCAGGACTGTGGGAAGAGCTGTGCA ATGCTGGCGTCGGCTGTGGTGGCTCTGGTCGGGATCGCCGGCTCTGGATACTGTCTCATTGTCTCCGCTCTGGGTTTGAAACAAGGACCGTACTGCCTCACGGACCTGGGATGGCGATACCCTTTCAATGACACCAATGGAAG GTACCTCACCAACCACACCAGCTGGAGCCAGTGCATTGAACCGAAACATGTTGTGACGTGGAACGTGACTTTATTCTCCATCCTTCTGACGCTCAGTGGAGTCGAGATCATCTTGTGTTTGGTTCAGTTAATAAACGGCTTGGTCGGTGGGATTGTTAGAAGCTGCCATTGCCAACAG CTCGGGACATGCAATGAGTATGAGGTCGAGGTGTACGAGGTCACAG AATGA